ATGAAGTGAAATTTAAAGAAGAAAAATTGAAAATAAAGTGGGAATCACCACTTTATAGAAGTACATCAATTATTCTTTATGAGGTGTGAGATGGAATTATCAACTAAAATAAAAATAGAAAAAAATATTCTAGCAAGTAATTCAGTTTGGCTTAGTATGTTAGAAATAAATATTCCATCAGTAGCAGAGGTTTTAAGAATTGTAAATAATAATGAAGATATTAATTGGAGAGATAAAACATGGCTTAGATTTCCTTTTGAACTTGATGAGATTTCTCAATCAGCAAATGCTGAAATAAGTCAATTTCAAATAAAAGTAGGGAATGTAAAAAATATAATTGGACAATATATAAGACAATATGATAACTATATAAAGGTTAATGGATTTGAACCAATTACAGTAGTTTTATATATTGTAAATAGTAAAGATTTAGCAAATGTAACTCCGATATATAGTACAAATCTAATACTTACAACTTCAAGTTTGAATCATATAGAAGTGAGTTTTACTGTAAGTGCTAGAAATTTATTCCGTGCTAGAGCTCCTCAAATAAGAATGTTCCCAAACTCTTGTAGGTTTAAGTTTAAATCTTCTCTTTGTGGATATACAGGACCTGAAACAGAGTGTAATAAAACACTATCAAGATGTAGGCAACTTTTGAATTCAAAAAGATTTGGTGGTTTTCCTGCAATTGGAAATAAAGGGGTGTCAATATGATAGATAAATTCATAGGAATACCTTTTGTTTCAAGAGGTAGAAGTTTTAAAGGGTGCGATTGTTATGGTCTTGTAAAACTTTATTATAAAGAGGTTCTAAATATAGAAATTCCAGAAACTATAATTACTGCAGATCAACCAAGAAGAACCTTTGCAAATTATTTAAATGAGATTTCAAAAAATTGGTCTTTAACAAATCCTTCAAAAAATGTAGTTATTGCAATGGCTGTAAATGCTGAACATCCCAGTTTAGTAACTCACTTTGCAGTTATGATTGATGAAAAGAGATTTATTGATACTAGGGAAAATATGAGTTCATATCTTACAAGTATTGATGATGAAAAAGTAAAAAATCAAATAAAAGGATTTTATAAATGGCAACATTAACAACAATATTAAATCCTTTTAATCCAAATGAAAAAATAGTTAAAACTTTAGAGAATTGTTTTATTTGGGAATGTTTAGCTCCATATAGTGAAGATATAGAATTTGTAGTTAGTTTAAATGGAGAAATTACAGAAAATTATGAGTATAGATTAAAAGAAAATGATTTTTTAGCAGTAGTTCCAATTCCTGCTGGTGGTGGAGGTGGTGGTAAAAATATAATTAAACTTGTAGCAATGGTAGCATTAAGTATTGCAGCTCCACATTTAGGATATGCTCTTAGTTCTAGTATAGGATTTGGTTTATCTCAAACTGCTTATTATATTGCAACAGGTGCAATTATGATTGGAGGAGGGCTTTTAATAAATGCTCTTTTACCAACTGCTACTCCTTCTATTTCCACTTCTACAGCTTTAAATGAAGTTTCACCAACTTATGCTTATAGTGGTGGTTCAAATGCAAGAGAAGTAGGAACAGTTTTACCAATTATGTTAGGAGTTGCAAGAGTAACTCCCCCTATTATTTCTAGTTATTTATCACTTGAAGGTGATAAACAACATTTAAATATATTAATGGCTGTAAATGATGGAATAGTAAATAGTATAAGTGATATAGAGATAAATGGTCAAGCAATATCAAATTTTAATGAAGTTAATTACTATACAACTTTAGGTACAACAAATCAAACAGTTATTGGAAATTTTAGAGATACTGCAACGACTATTTCATTAAATAGAAATTTGAATGAATTAAATTATGAAACTTCTTATACAACAATTGGAAATAGTATAAATGAATTAGAAGTTATTATGCTTTTTCCTAATGGTCTTTTTATAATTGAAGATAGTGGCAACTATGCAAGTAAATCTGTGAGCTTTCAGATAAGTTATAAAAAGAGTAGAAGTTCTACTTGGATAACTCAATCTTATACAGTTTCAAATACTTATAAAACTATAAAAAGATTGAGTTATAGATTTAAAAATCTTGAATCAGATTCTTATGATGTAAAAGTAAAAAGAATAAGTGGTTTTGATACAAATACAAGAGTAGCAAATGGGTTGAGTTTAGAGTATATAAATGAAGTTGTTTATGATGATTTTTCTTATCCTGGTGTTGCATTACTTTCAATTAATGCAATGGCAACAGACCAATTAAATGGTAGTTTTCCAACTATTACTTGTCTAGTAAATAATACAGGTTCAATAAAATTAAAATCAAATCCAGCATGGGCTTGTTATGATTTACTAAAAAGAGAAGGGATTCCAGATAGTGATATAGATATTACAAAGTTTCAAGAATGGGCAGACTATTGTGTAAATAAAGGTTTAACTGTTGGATTATACTTAGATTCTCAACAAGAACTGCAATCAGCTTTAAATTTAATATCAGTTTTAGGTCGTGCTATAGTTGTTCAATTTGGAAGTATATTTACTCCTATAATAGATAAAAATGTAGATATCCCAACTCAAGGTTTTTTATTTACAAGTGGAAATATAATTGATAGCTCTTTTTCAATATCTTATATTCCTTACAATGAAAGAAGTAATACTGTTGAAATTACATATTATGATGAAAATGATAGTTATAAAGCAAAAACAGTTCAAGTACAATCTCATGATTTTGATTCAAAAACAATGGAGATTAAATCTTCAATCAATTTATATGGTTGTACAAAAAGAGAAATGGCATCTTCTTATGCAAAATTCTTACTAAATAAAAATAGATATATTTCTGAAACGGTCTCATTTACTGCCTTTGTAGATGCAATTGCTTGTAATGTAGGAGATGTAATAAAAGTAGGCGTTAAGTATATGACAAATACTTTAGCAGATGGAAGAATTTTGGGAAGTGAAAATGGTATTTTATATATTGATCAAGAAGTCGAACTTTTAGCTTATGAAGATTATGAAATTCAAATTAGATGTTTAAATGATGAAATTATAACTATTACTATTCCAAAGGTTAATAGTGACATTGTAACTAATACTATTTTTGTAGGAAATTTCCCACGGGAAATTAATAAATTTGATGTATATGCTCTTGGAAGACTTGATACAGAGGCTACTAATCTTTATAGAGTTACAAGTATTACAAGAGCTAATGATTTAAAAAGAAAGATTACAGCTATTGAATATAACCCAGATGTTTATAATGATAATGTAATTATAGATGTAGAGCCTGTGATGATATTGAATAACACAACAAATTTAAAAGTTGAAGAAGTTTTAATTCAAAAAAATGATAATACAGTTTCTGAAATATTAGTAGTATCTTTTAACAGTAATAAATTAATAAATACAGTTTATTTAAATGGCAAAAAAATAGGGACTACTTCAACAAACTCTTTTGAAATTGAAAATAGACTTACTAGAGGTGTTGAGTATGAAATAAGAGTAAATGAGAAGACTATAGTACATATTTTTGAAGGATTATTGAAAAAAGTTTCAACTCCTAAAAATTTAGAAGTAGAATTATTATCTACAAATACAGTTATTTCGTGGACACAAGTTCCTTTTGCAGTTGGATATAGGATTTATCACAATGATGTGGTAATTGAAAATAACATAAAATCAACTACTTTTAATTATAAACTTTTATCAAATGGAATACATAACTTTAAAGTTGAAGCTTTAAATGTTGCATTAAAACCAAGTGATGTAGTTGAAATAAATATTACAGTTGAAGTTCCTCTTTCTCCTAATGTTGAAGTAAGTTACAAAGGTGAAAATGTTGTTGTTAAATGGGAAGAGTCAAATTCTACTTATCCTATACAACACTATATTATAAGCCATGATGGTTTAGTAACTTATGCAAAAACTACAACATATACCACAAAAGTTTCATGGGCTTCAAATAAGATATCAATTCAAGCTGTAGATATAGTAGGAAATGTATCAACTCTTAGAACTGTAATAAGTGAAATAACAGTTCCACAAACAACTGAAGTTACTTCAAAAGTAATAGATAACAATGTTTTACTTTATTGGAAACAAATTGCAAAAACTTTACCAATATCATATGTAGAAATTAAAAAAGGTGAAACTCTTGCAGTTGCAGAATCAATAGGAACTAATAGTGGAACTTTTGCAAATCTTTTTGAATCAAAAAGTGCTTATTACACTTATTGGATTACTCCTATTGATACAGCAGGAAATAAAGGTCAAAGTTTAAGTACAACAGCACTTGTAAATGAGCCACCAGATTATGTATTAAATGCTCAATGGATTAGTAGTTTTGGAGGTACAAAAAGTAATGCTTTTGTTGATAATGGGAAATTGTATCTTGGTATTAAAAATGAGACTTTTCAAGCACATTTTACTGCAAATAGTTGGACTACACCACAAGCTCAAGTAAATGCAGGGTATTTATTATATGCTCAACCATTTGCAACAACTTCATACTATGAAGAGATATTTGATTATGGAACTATTTTGCCATCAACCACAGTTACAGTAACACTTGATTATGAAAGAGTAGGCTCTGGAGGGTTTAAAATAGATATTTCTACAAGTTCTAATGGAACGAGTTGGAATTTAAATAGTGATACTTCAAAAGTAACATCTTCAAATTTTAGATATGTAAAAGTAAAAGTAAGTTTTGTGGGGAGTATAAAGGATGCATTTATAATTAATACAATGGAGGTAAAGCTTGATAGTAAAATTAAGAGTGATAATGGAAAGGCTACTTCATTATCTACTGATACAGCAGGAACAGTTGTTTATTTTAATAAGACATTTGTAGATATTGTAAATATCACAATTACTCCTCTTGGAACTACAAGAAAAACATTTGTTTGTGATTTTACAGATGTTCCTAACCCAACTTCTTTTAAAGTGTATATGTACGATATGAATGGAAATAGAATAAATAGCGACTTTACTTGGTCAGCGGAAGGATATTAAATGGCAGATTTTAGTTTACCAACTTTAGTAACAACATATGCAGATTTTTTAACACAAATGAAGCAAAGAGATGAAGATATTATAAAAATGCTTGATGGAACGACTACATCAAATCTTCCATCAGGTGCTAAACGCTGGAATACAAGTGGAAATAAATGGGAGAAATATAATGGTAGTGTTTGGAGTGATTTATCTACTCTTTATGAAATAAAAGTAAGAGATAGTGATAAATTAAATGGACAAGCTGCTACTTATTATGCAATAGCATCACATACTCACACAGGTTATGCAGCTTTAAATCATACACATAGTGATTATGCCCTTGTAGGACATAATCATGATAGTGCATATCTTGGTAAATCAGCACAAGCTAGTGATAGTGCAAAATTAACAGGTTATTCTCCAAGTATGGCAACTAATCCAACTACTATAGGGTTAAGAGATGCTTCTGGAGATTTTTATGCAAGGCTTTTTAGAAGTACTTATGCTGAACAAACATCAGCTCCAGCAATAACTGCAGATATTTGTTTTAGAAATGATGCTATTAATGATAATTATATGAGATTTATGTCTAGTGATGCTTTTAAATCTTGGCTTGCAAGTATTGGAGTATCAATAACTGATACAAATACATGGAGAAGTATTACTGACTCAGTATCTACGGAAAGTTCTACTATAGGTGCTAGTGCAACAGCTGTTAATATAGCGTATAATAAAGGAGTTGAAGCTTTAAATAAAGCCAATACAGTAGTTACAACAACTGCTATAGGAACAGCTATAGTTAGTTTAAGTAACGGTTCTGTTGGTAGTTATGCTTTTATGAACCTTTTTAATGAAGTAACACTTTCTTATGGTCAAACTGTAGCTGGTAGTAATTTATCCGTTTATCATATAAATGGAACAAGTAGTACACGAAATTTTACAGGTACTTGGAAGTATCTTGGTAGAAATGATTATTTTTTTGGATTGTTTTTAAGAATAGCATAAAGGAAGATAAAAATGAGATTTACAGAAATAAGAGATTTAAAATATGTTACAGCTGATAACTCACTTATTGATTTATTAGTTACATGTAAAGAGTATGGGGAAATACCTATAACTCTTAATTTAGTTGATACCGAAGATATACATATCTTTGTTGATAAGAAAGGAAAAGAATATCTACTAGAGGAGTATTGTAAAACACAAAAGATATCACCTTATATAGAGCCTAAACTGCTCTTAATAGTTCCAAACTCTATAACTATGAGACAAGCTAGACTATATTTACTTAATATAGATTTATTAGATGCTGTTGAAGAGATTATTGCTCAAAACAGAAAATGGCAAATTGAGTGGGAATATGCAATAGAAGTAAAAAGAGATAGTTTTATAGTTGAAGCTATTCAAAATAGTTTTAATTTAACAGATGAACAAATAGATAGTATGTTTGTTGAAGCAAATAAAATTTAATAAAAAGGGAAGTTATGGATTTTAGAAATATAGAAATTTGGTATATATTTGGATTAATATTTTTTCTAACATTTTTATACAAAATTGAAGAAATGATAGAAGATGAAAGTTATAAAACAAAAAGTAGAAAAGTTTTATTTTTTTTAACAACAACTAGTACATTAGTTGCTGCAATTGTAGGAACAATTTGTTGGGTAACACTTGAAGAAATGAAAATACAATTTATGATATTTGGTATATCTGTACAACTTAAAGGATGGATAAATGTATTTATTTCAATCACTATACCTTTTTTCTATAAAGAGATGATTTTACTTGTAAAAAGAAAAATGACTATTTTAGCGACAAAGGAGTGAAAATGATATTTACAATTTTTCAATTGACTTCTCTTATGTGTTTTGTTTTTGCAATAAAAGTAAAAATGTATAAAACCAATATAACAGGCTTTATAACTGTTTTAGTTGTGATGTTATCTGTTGTTTTTTATCATTTATTTATAAATTATTTTGATAAAGAGCTATTTGAACAGATACATTATTTGCTAATAACAGGGCTTTTGATATTTATATCTATTAGATCTACATATAAAAAAATTTTGATAAATAGGACTTGTAATGTTCACTAATTTAATTTCAAAGTTTAATACAAATATTTTATTAGGAATTATTGTTGTTGTAGGTGTATATAGTTATTTTATAAGTTCTAGTTTAGATAGTACAAAAGAAAAGTTAAATAAAAAAGAGAAAGATTATAAAGAGTTAGAAATATCTTTTAATATCGCTGTGCAAGAATATGAAAAACAACTTGATTTTGAAAAAAATAAAGCAATTTTTGAAACAACTACTTTAAAAGAAAAAGAGAATGTTGTAAGAGCTGCTTCAAAAGTAAAAGAGGAAGTAATCAAAAGAGGGGAGGTAAAAGATGAAAAAAATTCAGATTTTATTGTTACTAAGTTTTAGTTTGATTTTATTTATAGGTTGCTCTACAAAAGAGCCACCTGTAATATTTAAAAATAAAATGGTTTGCTTTGATATGCAAAAAGTAGAGCAAAGTGAAAAGGTAGATATTAGAGTTCATAAAGATGATTTAGATTTATTTGTTGCTAGGTCAAATGAGTTACAAGGAAATATAAATTTTTATGAATCTCAAATAGATAGATATAATGAGTTTTGTAAAAAAGAGTTAGATAAAAATTTCCCATGGGAAAAAACAAAGGAATATGAAAAATGAAATTAAGAAGTGTAAAAGAGGCTATAGAAATAGGCTTAAAAGATTATTTAGGACATTATAAACAAGCTGTTAAATCTTTTTGGCAATTTGATACGGTTATAAATGGTTTACCAGTTGAATATTTTTTTATAGCTCAAGCTGTTCAAGAGAGCAGATTTCATTCTGAAGCAGTAAGTCCAGTTGGAGCTTTGGGAATAGCTCAATTTATGCCACAAACTGCAAGAGAAGTAGGAGCAGGATTAAGCAGACATTATCTGTTTAAAAATGGGTTTGAGCCTAAAAATTCAATTCAATCTGTTTATGCTCAAGTTTTTTATATGAATAATCTTTGTAAAAGTTGGAAGTTAGAAAGAACAACATTTCAACGATTTGAATTAGCTTTAGCTTCTTACAATGCTGGATTAGGAAATATCATAAAAGCTCAAAAAATATCGGGTGATAAGAGAAATTGGGAAGATATAAAAGGCTCTTTGGTTAAAGTAACTGGAAAATATAGTAATGAAACTTTGGGTTATATAAATAATATTATAGGGTATTCTAATATTATGAAAGATATGCAAAAAATTGATTTTTAGTATAAATATTTTATAATTTTATATCAGCAGTTAGTCCCTAATAATTGCTGATTATTTTTATTTTTTAATATTTTAAATTTAATATATAGTTACTCCACCAGTTCATTAAAGGCTTTTGTCTTTCAAGATATACTATTCTATTTTTATAAG
The Aliarcobacter faecis genome window above contains:
- a CDS encoding phage minor tail protein L, whose protein sequence is MELSTKIKIEKNILASNSVWLSMLEINIPSVAEVLRIVNNNEDINWRDKTWLRFPFELDEISQSANAEISQFQIKVGNVKNIIGQYIRQYDNYIKVNGFEPITVVLYIVNSKDLANVTPIYSTNLILTTSSLNHIEVSFTVSARNLFRARAPQIRMFPNSCRFKFKSSLCGYTGPETECNKTLSRCRQLLNSKRFGGFPAIGNKGVSI
- a CDS encoding NlpC/P60 family protein, with the protein product MIDKFIGIPFVSRGRSFKGCDCYGLVKLYYKEVLNIEIPETIITADQPRRTFANYLNEISKNWSLTNPSKNVVIAMAVNAEHPSLVTHFAVMIDEKRFIDTRENMSSYLTSIDDEKVKNQIKGFYKWQH
- a CDS encoding phage tail protein, which gives rise to MATLTTILNPFNPNEKIVKTLENCFIWECLAPYSEDIEFVVSLNGEITENYEYRLKENDFLAVVPIPAGGGGGGKNIIKLVAMVALSIAAPHLGYALSSSIGFGLSQTAYYIATGAIMIGGGLLINALLPTATPSISTSTALNEVSPTYAYSGGSNAREVGTVLPIMLGVARVTPPIISSYLSLEGDKQHLNILMAVNDGIVNSISDIEINGQAISNFNEVNYYTTLGTTNQTVIGNFRDTATTISLNRNLNELNYETSYTTIGNSINELEVIMLFPNGLFIIEDSGNYASKSVSFQISYKKSRSSTWITQSYTVSNTYKTIKRLSYRFKNLESDSYDVKVKRISGFDTNTRVANGLSLEYINEVVYDDFSYPGVALLSINAMATDQLNGSFPTITCLVNNTGSIKLKSNPAWACYDLLKREGIPDSDIDITKFQEWADYCVNKGLTVGLYLDSQQELQSALNLISVLGRAIVVQFGSIFTPIIDKNVDIPTQGFLFTSGNIIDSSFSISYIPYNERSNTVEITYYDENDSYKAKTVQVQSHDFDSKTMEIKSSINLYGCTKREMASSYAKFLLNKNRYISETVSFTAFVDAIACNVGDVIKVGVKYMTNTLADGRILGSENGILYIDQEVELLAYEDYEIQIRCLNDEIITITIPKVNSDIVTNTIFVGNFPREINKFDVYALGRLDTEATNLYRVTSITRANDLKRKITAIEYNPDVYNDNVIIDVEPVMILNNTTNLKVEEVLIQKNDNTVSEILVVSFNSNKLINTVYLNGKKIGTTSTNSFEIENRLTRGVEYEIRVNEKTIVHIFEGLLKKVSTPKNLEVELLSTNTVISWTQVPFAVGYRIYHNDVVIENNIKSTTFNYKLLSNGIHNFKVEALNVALKPSDVVEINITVEVPLSPNVEVSYKGENVVVKWEESNSTYPIQHYIISHDGLVTYAKTTTYTTKVSWASNKISIQAVDIVGNVSTLRTVISEITVPQTTEVTSKVIDNNVLLYWKQIAKTLPISYVEIKKGETLAVAESIGTNSGTFANLFESKSAYYTYWITPIDTAGNKGQSLSTTALVNEPPDYVLNAQWISSFGGTKSNAFVDNGKLYLGIKNETFQAHFTANSWTTPQAQVNAGYLLYAQPFATTSYYEEIFDYGTILPSTTVTVTLDYERVGSGGFKIDISTSSNGTSWNLNSDTSKVTSSNFRYVKVKVSFVGSIKDAFIINTMEVKLDSKIKSDNGKATSLSTDTAGTVVYFNKTFVDIVNITITPLGTTRKTFVCDFTDVPNPTSFKVYMYDMNGNRINSDFTWSAEGY
- a CDS encoding transglycosylase SLT domain-containing protein — encoded protein: MKLRSVKEAIEIGLKDYLGHYKQAVKSFWQFDTVINGLPVEYFFIAQAVQESRFHSEAVSPVGALGIAQFMPQTAREVGAGLSRHYLFKNGFEPKNSIQSVYAQVFYMNNLCKSWKLERTTFQRFELALASYNAGLGNIIKAQKISGDKRNWEDIKGSLVKVTGKYSNETLGYINNIIGYSNIMKDMQKIDF